In Citrus sinensis cultivar Valencia sweet orange chromosome 2, DVS_A1.0, whole genome shotgun sequence, a single genomic region encodes these proteins:
- the LOC102612927 gene encoding alpha-glucan water dikinase 2 isoform X2: protein METSEDKQIHRVHNFELVEGMKLQINVSGSSIGRNVRVQFQLRNCARTWILHWGFLYRGNTNWFIPAEHPKQGALQTPFVKSGEIYLVTIELRDPKIHAIEFILKDGIHDRWLRLNHGNFRIEIPEIDTNTCLQPIPKDLIELRAYQNWERRGRPNNSPQQQQKDHNDALKELQLQLSNGISLKDLQSSHMTDSTKPVFKNKEQIRYGVPSYPCRRHDVEKWLQKNYKGHVKTTTLPSSSFVALVENSLGADNVISRQSYHMGHEIVVLSKIISSDYHILVAVNMKGAAILHWGVSKCSPGEWLSPPPDMLPEKSKMVAGACQTYFTDIATARGSFQMVDINLQKRKFVGIQFVIWSGGSWIKNNGENFFVGLHPMDPKDKVDGDDKVKWLLDEISCREKEAERSLMHRFNIAAELTEQCKGEGELGLIAIMVWMRFMACRHLTWNKNYNVKPREISEAQDRFTNLLQKIYSSQPNDREIVRLIMAFVGRGGQGDVGQRIRDEILVIQRNNDCKTGMMEEWHQKLHNNTSPDDIIICEALLNYIRCGFKIDAYWQTLNCHGLSKQKLASYDRPIVSEPRFRADAKESLTRDLTMYLKTLKAVHSGADLESAIETCYKGHNSVISDSFGSLSSKLRECLTFIKAHIHDESINQLMEKLVDSRIELHPVLGTARGRAKDLLFLDISLASAIKTTMERGLKDLNFSHPPEIMFFISLLLESLCLSVVNNEDLIYCTKDWYRVSESYITNDAQWALQAKAILDRLQLVLAERSQTYQKKFQPSVKYLGCLLGVEKYAIDNFTEELVRAQSEAVLSILINRFEPVLRKVANLGCWQVISPVEVCGFITSVNELITLQNKVYRRPTIIIASRITGEEEIPVGVVAVLTPDMPDVLSHVSIRARNNKVCFATCFDQNILRNLRLKEGKAVSIRLKSTNLIISDISSSNLSLSSSALPSIPRGITFKRKIFRGKYAVSVEDFTPDMVGAKSCNIKFLRERVPSWIKIPTSVAIPFGAFETVLSENINKDIANKISRLYKFINGGDLSKLQEIQEAVLQMSAPLSLIYELKNKMRSSGMPWPGDEGWNLAWRSIKKVWASKWNERAFISCRKANLNHDNLCMAVLIQETICGDYAFVIHTKNPLSGDNSEIYTEIVKGLGETLVGAYPGRAMSFVTKKNNLKSPIVTCYPSKLIGLYGKPSIIFRSDSNGEDLEKYAGAGLYDSVIMNDPEKVVLDYSRDPMVGDKSFQTSVFSKIAETGKIIESLYGYPQDIEGVLKDGLIYVVQARPQM, encoded by the exons ATGGAAACTTCTGAGGACAAGCAGATACATCGAGTCCATAATTTTGAACTTGTGGAAGGGATGAAGCTTCAG atTAATGTGTCTGGATCTTCAATTGGACGGAACGTGAGAGTTCAATTTCAGCTAAGGAACTGTGCACGGACTTGGATTCTTCATTGGGGTTTTCTTTACCGTGGAAACAc GAACTGGTTCATCCCTGCTGAGCATCCTAAGCAAGGTGCATTGCAGACACCATTTGTTAAG AGTGGAGAGATATACTTAGTTACCATTGAGTTGCGGGACCCTAAGATTCACgccattgaatttattttgaagGATGGCATTCATGACAGATG GTTAAGATTAAACCATGGGAATTTTCGAATCGAGATACCTGAGATTGATACAAATACTTGTCTGCAACCCATACCCAAGGATCTAATAGAACTCAGGGCGTATCAGAACTGGGAAAGAAGGGGCAGACCTAACAACTCTCCACAACAGCAGCAG AAAGATCATAATGATGCTTTGAAAGAGCTCCAACTTCAGCTGTCAAATGGAATTTCCTTGAAAGATTTGCAAAGTAGTCATATGACCGACAGTACAAAACCAGTGTTCAAGAATAAAGAGCAGATCAGATATGGAGTTCCATCGTATCCCTGCAGAAGACATGATGTTGAAAAGTGGTTGCAAAAGAATTATAAGGGACATGTCAAAACCACCACTTTACCATCATCGAGTTTTGTGGCTCTTGTGGAGAATTCCCTGGGAGCAGATAATGTTATCTCAAGGCAAAGTTATCATATGGGCCATGAAATAGTG GTCCTCTCAAAAATCATTAGCAGTGACTATCACATTTTGGTTGCTGTGAACATGAAAGGTGCTGCAATTCTTCACTGGGGTGTATCAAAGTGTTCTCCTGGAGAATGGTTG TCCCCCCCTCCTGATATGTTACCGGAAAAGTCAAAAATGGTTGCCGGAGCATGTCAGACTTATTTTACAGACATAGCAACTGCAAGAGGATCCTTTCAG ATGGTAGATATTAATTTGCAGAAGAGGAAATTTGTTGGTATTCAGTTTGTGATTTGGTCGGGTGGTTCTTGGATAAAAAACAATGGGGAAAACTTCTTTGTGGGCTTGCATCCAATGGATCCAAAGGACAAG GTTGATGGGGACGACAAAGTTAAATGGTTACTGGATGAAATATCTTGCAGAGAAAAAGAGGCTGAGAGGTCATTAATGCACAG GTTCAACATTGCGGCTGAGTTGACTGAACAATGTAAAGGTGAAGGGGAGCTAGGGCTTATTGCTATAATGGTCTGGATGAGGTTCATGGCATGCAGGCATCTGACGTGGAACAagaattataatgtaaaaccTCG TGAGATAAGTGAAGCTCAAGATAGATTTACCAATTTATTGCAAAAGATCTATTCGAGCCAGCCAAATGATCGAGAAATCGTGAGGCTGATCATGGCATTTGTTGGTCGTGGAGGTCAAGGCGATGTTGGGCAGAGAATTCGTGATGAAATACTTGTGATTCag AGAAATAATGACTGCAAGACTGGCATGATGGAGGAGTGGCACCAGAAGTTGCACAATAACACTAGCCCAGATGACATTATTATTTGTGAG GCACTCTTAAACTACATAAGATGCGGTTTTAAAATTGATGCTTATTGGCAAACTTTAAATTGTCATGGTCTTTCAAAACAAAAGCTCGCAAGTTATGATCGTCCAATTGTGTCAGAGCCTCGGTTCAGGGCTGATGCTAAAGAGAGTCTCACCCGTGACCTGACAATGTATTTGAAGACGCTAAAG GCTGTTCATTCAGGTGCTGACCTTGAATCTGCTATAGAAACTTGTTACAAG GGTCATAATTCTGTCATCTCTGATTCGTTTGGCAGTTTATCTTCAAAATTACGG GAGTGCCTGACATTTATCAAAGCACATATTCATGACGAGAGCATCAATCAACTGATGGAG AAATTAGTAGACTCCCGCATTGAGCTTCACCCTGTTTTGGGTACGGCTCGTGGTAGAGCAAAAGACTTACTGTTCCTCGATATTTCTTTGGCTTCAGCTATCAAAACAACGATGGAGAGGGGGCTCAAAGATTTAAACTTCAGTCACCCTCCG GAAATCATGTTCTTCATTTCCCTGTTGCTTGAAAGTTTATGCCTATCAGTGGTCAACAATGAAGACCTAATTTATTGTACAAAA GACTGGTACCGTGTCTCTGAATCATACATAACCAATGATGCTCAGTGGGCACTGCAAGCAAAGGCTATTCTTGATCGGTTGCAGCTAGTACTTGCTGAAAGGTCACAGACTTATCAGAAAAAGTTCCAGCCAAGTGTTAAATATCTTGGTTGTCTGCTTGGTGTAGAGAAATATGCG ATTGACAATTTTACAGAGGAGTTGGTCAGAGCACAATCAGAGGCTGTTCTGTCGATACTCATTAACCGTTTTGAACCTGTCCTACGCAAAGTTGCAAATTTGGGCTG TTGGCAGGTCATCAGCCCTGTAGAAGTGTGTGGTTTCATTACTTCTGTCAATGAGTTAATTACTTTACAGAACAAAGTTTACAGAAGACCTACCATCATCATTGCAAGCAGAATAActggagaagaagaaatcccAGTTGGAGTTGTTGCTGTGTTGACACCTGATATGCCAGATGTTCTATCTCACGTCTCTATTAGAGCAAGAAATAATAAG GTTTGCTTTGCCACATGCTTCGATCAGAATATTCTTAGAAATCTCAGGTTGAAGGAAGGAAAAGCTGTATCCATTCGACTGAAGTCCACAAATTTGATCATTAG TGACATAAGTAGCTCCAACCTGTCTCTCAGTTCCTCTGCACTTCCATCCATTCCCCGAGGAATCACCTTTAAAAGGAAGATTTTTCGTGGCAAATATGCTGTTTCAGTTGAGGATTTCACTCCTGATATG gttGGTGCAAAATCTtgcaatattaaatttttacgaGAAAGGGTTCCTTCGTGGATTAAGATACCTACATCGGTAGCCATACCATTTGGAGCCTTTGAGACTGTTCTATCAGAGAATATCAACAAG GACATAGCAAACAAGATATCTCGcctttacaaatttataaatggtGGGGACCTTTCAAAACTCCAAGAAATACAAGAAGCTGTTCTGCAAATGAGTGCTCCATTATCCTTG ATATATGAACTGAAGAACAAAATGAGAAGTTCAGGAATGCCCTGGCCCGGTGATGAAGGATGGAATCTTGCTTGGCGATCTATAAAGAAG GTTTGGGCTTCAAAGTGGAATGAAAGAGCGTTCATTAGTTGtaggaaagctaacttaaatCATGACAATCTTTGCATGGCTGTACTGATTCAAGAAACTATATGTGGAGATTATGCTTTTGTTATTCACACGAAGAATCCTTTATCAGGGGATAACTCGGAGATATATACTGAG ATTGTGAAGGGCCTTGGAGAGACATTGGTGGGTGCCTATCCTGGAAGAGCTATGAGCTTTGTTACCAAAAAGAACAATCTAAAATCTCCTATT GTCACTTGTTATCCAAGCAAACTTATTGGCTTATATGGCAAGCCATCAATAATATTCAGATCAGACTCTAATGGTGAGGACCTTGAAAAATATGCAGGTGCTGGGCTCTATGACAG CGTAATAATGAACGACCCGGAGAAAGTGGTTTTGGACTACTCCAGAGACCCGATGGTGGGCGACAAATCTTTCCAGACATcagttttttcaaaaattgcaGAGACGGGTAAAATCATTGAAAGCCTTTATGGATACCCCCAAGATATTGAAGGCGTGCTCAAAGATGGTTTGATATATGTGGTTCAAGCAAGACCACAAATGTag
- the LOC102612927 gene encoding alpha-glucan water dikinase 2 isoform X1: METSEDKQIHRVHNFELVEGMKLQINVSGSSIGRNVRVQFQLRNCARTWILHWGFLYRGNTNWFIPAEHPKQGALQTPFVKSGEIYLVTIELRDPKIHAIEFILKDGIHDRWLRLNHGNFRIEIPEIDTNTCLQPIPKDLIELRAYQNWERRGRPNNSPQQQQKDHNDALKELQLQLSNGISLKDLQSSHMTDSTKPVFKNKEQIRYGVPSYPCRRHDVEKWLQKNYKGHVKTTTLPSSSFVALVENSLGADNVISRQSYHMGHEIVVLSKIISSDYHILVAVNMKGAAILHWGVSKCSPGEWLSPPPDMLPEKSKMVAGACQTYFTDIATARGSFQMVDINLQKRKFVGIQFVIWSGGSWIKNNGENFFVGLHPMDPKDKNFVSKVDGDDKVKWLLDEISCREKEAERSLMHRFNIAAELTEQCKGEGELGLIAIMVWMRFMACRHLTWNKNYNVKPREISEAQDRFTNLLQKIYSSQPNDREIVRLIMAFVGRGGQGDVGQRIRDEILVIQRNNDCKTGMMEEWHQKLHNNTSPDDIIICEALLNYIRCGFKIDAYWQTLNCHGLSKQKLASYDRPIVSEPRFRADAKESLTRDLTMYLKTLKAVHSGADLESAIETCYKGHNSVISDSFGSLSSKLRECLTFIKAHIHDESINQLMEKLVDSRIELHPVLGTARGRAKDLLFLDISLASAIKTTMERGLKDLNFSHPPEIMFFISLLLESLCLSVVNNEDLIYCTKDWYRVSESYITNDAQWALQAKAILDRLQLVLAERSQTYQKKFQPSVKYLGCLLGVEKYAIDNFTEELVRAQSEAVLSILINRFEPVLRKVANLGCWQVISPVEVCGFITSVNELITLQNKVYRRPTIIIASRITGEEEIPVGVVAVLTPDMPDVLSHVSIRARNNKVCFATCFDQNILRNLRLKEGKAVSIRLKSTNLIISDISSSNLSLSSSALPSIPRGITFKRKIFRGKYAVSVEDFTPDMVGAKSCNIKFLRERVPSWIKIPTSVAIPFGAFETVLSENINKDIANKISRLYKFINGGDLSKLQEIQEAVLQMSAPLSLIYELKNKMRSSGMPWPGDEGWNLAWRSIKKVWASKWNERAFISCRKANLNHDNLCMAVLIQETICGDYAFVIHTKNPLSGDNSEIYTEIVKGLGETLVGAYPGRAMSFVTKKNNLKSPIVTCYPSKLIGLYGKPSIIFRSDSNGEDLEKYAGAGLYDSVIMNDPEKVVLDYSRDPMVGDKSFQTSVFSKIAETGKIIESLYGYPQDIEGVLKDGLIYVVQARPQM, from the exons ATGGAAACTTCTGAGGACAAGCAGATACATCGAGTCCATAATTTTGAACTTGTGGAAGGGATGAAGCTTCAG atTAATGTGTCTGGATCTTCAATTGGACGGAACGTGAGAGTTCAATTTCAGCTAAGGAACTGTGCACGGACTTGGATTCTTCATTGGGGTTTTCTTTACCGTGGAAACAc GAACTGGTTCATCCCTGCTGAGCATCCTAAGCAAGGTGCATTGCAGACACCATTTGTTAAG AGTGGAGAGATATACTTAGTTACCATTGAGTTGCGGGACCCTAAGATTCACgccattgaatttattttgaagGATGGCATTCATGACAGATG GTTAAGATTAAACCATGGGAATTTTCGAATCGAGATACCTGAGATTGATACAAATACTTGTCTGCAACCCATACCCAAGGATCTAATAGAACTCAGGGCGTATCAGAACTGGGAAAGAAGGGGCAGACCTAACAACTCTCCACAACAGCAGCAG AAAGATCATAATGATGCTTTGAAAGAGCTCCAACTTCAGCTGTCAAATGGAATTTCCTTGAAAGATTTGCAAAGTAGTCATATGACCGACAGTACAAAACCAGTGTTCAAGAATAAAGAGCAGATCAGATATGGAGTTCCATCGTATCCCTGCAGAAGACATGATGTTGAAAAGTGGTTGCAAAAGAATTATAAGGGACATGTCAAAACCACCACTTTACCATCATCGAGTTTTGTGGCTCTTGTGGAGAATTCCCTGGGAGCAGATAATGTTATCTCAAGGCAAAGTTATCATATGGGCCATGAAATAGTG GTCCTCTCAAAAATCATTAGCAGTGACTATCACATTTTGGTTGCTGTGAACATGAAAGGTGCTGCAATTCTTCACTGGGGTGTATCAAAGTGTTCTCCTGGAGAATGGTTG TCCCCCCCTCCTGATATGTTACCGGAAAAGTCAAAAATGGTTGCCGGAGCATGTCAGACTTATTTTACAGACATAGCAACTGCAAGAGGATCCTTTCAG ATGGTAGATATTAATTTGCAGAAGAGGAAATTTGTTGGTATTCAGTTTGTGATTTGGTCGGGTGGTTCTTGGATAAAAAACAATGGGGAAAACTTCTTTGTGGGCTTGCATCCAATGGATCCAAAGGACAAG AACTTTGTATCTAAGGTTGATGGGGACGACAAAGTTAAATGGTTACTGGATGAAATATCTTGCAGAGAAAAAGAGGCTGAGAGGTCATTAATGCACAG GTTCAACATTGCGGCTGAGTTGACTGAACAATGTAAAGGTGAAGGGGAGCTAGGGCTTATTGCTATAATGGTCTGGATGAGGTTCATGGCATGCAGGCATCTGACGTGGAACAagaattataatgtaaaaccTCG TGAGATAAGTGAAGCTCAAGATAGATTTACCAATTTATTGCAAAAGATCTATTCGAGCCAGCCAAATGATCGAGAAATCGTGAGGCTGATCATGGCATTTGTTGGTCGTGGAGGTCAAGGCGATGTTGGGCAGAGAATTCGTGATGAAATACTTGTGATTCag AGAAATAATGACTGCAAGACTGGCATGATGGAGGAGTGGCACCAGAAGTTGCACAATAACACTAGCCCAGATGACATTATTATTTGTGAG GCACTCTTAAACTACATAAGATGCGGTTTTAAAATTGATGCTTATTGGCAAACTTTAAATTGTCATGGTCTTTCAAAACAAAAGCTCGCAAGTTATGATCGTCCAATTGTGTCAGAGCCTCGGTTCAGGGCTGATGCTAAAGAGAGTCTCACCCGTGACCTGACAATGTATTTGAAGACGCTAAAG GCTGTTCATTCAGGTGCTGACCTTGAATCTGCTATAGAAACTTGTTACAAG GGTCATAATTCTGTCATCTCTGATTCGTTTGGCAGTTTATCTTCAAAATTACGG GAGTGCCTGACATTTATCAAAGCACATATTCATGACGAGAGCATCAATCAACTGATGGAG AAATTAGTAGACTCCCGCATTGAGCTTCACCCTGTTTTGGGTACGGCTCGTGGTAGAGCAAAAGACTTACTGTTCCTCGATATTTCTTTGGCTTCAGCTATCAAAACAACGATGGAGAGGGGGCTCAAAGATTTAAACTTCAGTCACCCTCCG GAAATCATGTTCTTCATTTCCCTGTTGCTTGAAAGTTTATGCCTATCAGTGGTCAACAATGAAGACCTAATTTATTGTACAAAA GACTGGTACCGTGTCTCTGAATCATACATAACCAATGATGCTCAGTGGGCACTGCAAGCAAAGGCTATTCTTGATCGGTTGCAGCTAGTACTTGCTGAAAGGTCACAGACTTATCAGAAAAAGTTCCAGCCAAGTGTTAAATATCTTGGTTGTCTGCTTGGTGTAGAGAAATATGCG ATTGACAATTTTACAGAGGAGTTGGTCAGAGCACAATCAGAGGCTGTTCTGTCGATACTCATTAACCGTTTTGAACCTGTCCTACGCAAAGTTGCAAATTTGGGCTG TTGGCAGGTCATCAGCCCTGTAGAAGTGTGTGGTTTCATTACTTCTGTCAATGAGTTAATTACTTTACAGAACAAAGTTTACAGAAGACCTACCATCATCATTGCAAGCAGAATAActggagaagaagaaatcccAGTTGGAGTTGTTGCTGTGTTGACACCTGATATGCCAGATGTTCTATCTCACGTCTCTATTAGAGCAAGAAATAATAAG GTTTGCTTTGCCACATGCTTCGATCAGAATATTCTTAGAAATCTCAGGTTGAAGGAAGGAAAAGCTGTATCCATTCGACTGAAGTCCACAAATTTGATCATTAG TGACATAAGTAGCTCCAACCTGTCTCTCAGTTCCTCTGCACTTCCATCCATTCCCCGAGGAATCACCTTTAAAAGGAAGATTTTTCGTGGCAAATATGCTGTTTCAGTTGAGGATTTCACTCCTGATATG gttGGTGCAAAATCTtgcaatattaaatttttacgaGAAAGGGTTCCTTCGTGGATTAAGATACCTACATCGGTAGCCATACCATTTGGAGCCTTTGAGACTGTTCTATCAGAGAATATCAACAAG GACATAGCAAACAAGATATCTCGcctttacaaatttataaatggtGGGGACCTTTCAAAACTCCAAGAAATACAAGAAGCTGTTCTGCAAATGAGTGCTCCATTATCCTTG ATATATGAACTGAAGAACAAAATGAGAAGTTCAGGAATGCCCTGGCCCGGTGATGAAGGATGGAATCTTGCTTGGCGATCTATAAAGAAG GTTTGGGCTTCAAAGTGGAATGAAAGAGCGTTCATTAGTTGtaggaaagctaacttaaatCATGACAATCTTTGCATGGCTGTACTGATTCAAGAAACTATATGTGGAGATTATGCTTTTGTTATTCACACGAAGAATCCTTTATCAGGGGATAACTCGGAGATATATACTGAG ATTGTGAAGGGCCTTGGAGAGACATTGGTGGGTGCCTATCCTGGAAGAGCTATGAGCTTTGTTACCAAAAAGAACAATCTAAAATCTCCTATT GTCACTTGTTATCCAAGCAAACTTATTGGCTTATATGGCAAGCCATCAATAATATTCAGATCAGACTCTAATGGTGAGGACCTTGAAAAATATGCAGGTGCTGGGCTCTATGACAG CGTAATAATGAACGACCCGGAGAAAGTGGTTTTGGACTACTCCAGAGACCCGATGGTGGGCGACAAATCTTTCCAGACATcagttttttcaaaaattgcaGAGACGGGTAAAATCATTGAAAGCCTTTATGGATACCCCCAAGATATTGAAGGCGTGCTCAAAGATGGTTTGATATATGTGGTTCAAGCAAGACCACAAATGTag